A stretch of Tigriopus californicus strain San Diego chromosome 11, Tcal_SD_v2.1, whole genome shotgun sequence DNA encodes these proteins:
- the LOC131890199 gene encoding uncharacterized protein LOC131890199 — MKFMFFLGLLAFGHVSANQVPVFQFETLLYNMEHDRSEFVQEAVKNVGAFIISGLPNSEEYTLALEHLQTDARNCLDTSKNVVKANYGTVERITSALFSEDETTAHPECLNTQAIESGFNEVGILVKNLIGMINEELPFYYEDRDTRTLARTYLSNAPYLDHVHLYKQIEDPSQEFGTLPLHQDNGLFLLVTPSKIQPLMIKDNQGNMLTANEGDVIVVFGRAMDEWLFQNELTQRFQAAPHGVPAMVKGEDRVVYARMYVAPTKAVPDFAPNTKTFGAIFYDNGPAAQHVSDLCSSGGEFIQATRDMCPEGTEYCWMACLPISEGCPLENQQCNNSGGESCCLEGQTTADGCLDMDTSCTWACATKDV; from the exons ATGAAGTTTATGTTTTTCCTGGGTCTTTTGGCATTTGGCCATGTTTCAGCGAACCAAGTTCCAGTGTTCCAATTCGAAACACTTTTATATAATATGGAGCACGATCGCAGCGAGTTTGTTCAGGAAGCCGTGAAAAATGTGGGAGCTTTCATCATTTCTGGCCTGCCTAATAGTGAAGAATACACCCTAGCCTTAGAGCACCTCCAAACCGATGCACGAAACTGTTTGGACACGtctaaaaatgtggtcaaggcTAATTATGGAACTGTGGAACGAATCACCAGTGCACTCTTCAGTGAGGATGAGACCACTGCCCATCCTGAATGTTTGAACACACAGGCTATTGAAAGTGGCTTCAACGAGGTTGGAATACTGGTCAAGAATTTGATTGGCATGATCAACGAGGAATTGCCGTTTTACTACGAGGACAGAGACACCCGAACTTTGGCTCGAACTTATTTGTCTAACGCCCCTTATTTGGACCATGTTCATCTTTACAAGCAAATTGAGGATCCCTCCCAAGAATTTGGAACATTACCCCTACACCAAGATAatggtctttttcttctggTTACACCCTCTAAGATTCAACCTTTGATGATAAAGGACAACCAAGGGAACATGTTAACTGCTAATGAAGGAGATGTGATCGTGGTATTTGGTCGGGCTATGGATGAATGGTTGTTCCAAAACGAGCTCACTCAAAGATTCCAAGCTGCTCCTCATGGTGTTCCAGCCATGGTCAAAGGTGAAGACCGTGTGGTCTACGCCCGCATGTATGTGGCTCCCACCAAGGCTGTCCCTGACTTCGCACCCAA CACCAAAACGTTTGGAGCCATTTTCTACGACAATGGCCCCGCAGCTCAACACGTGTCGGATCTTTGTTCATCCGGGGGCGAATTCATTCAAGCAACCCGCGACATGTGTCCCGAGGGCACTGAATATTGCTGGATGGCTTGTTTGCCCATTTCTGAAGGGTGTCCTTTGGAGAATCAGCAATGCAATAATTCAGGGGGAGAATCGTGCTGTCTGGAAGGGCAAACCACCGCTGATGGATGTTTGGACATGGATACGTCTTGCACTTGGGCGTGTGCCACTAAAGATGTGTAA
- the LOC131890194 gene encoding CUB and sushi domain-containing protein 3-like, whose translation MYDASMKLKVLVLVSWGLAWSVTGTGNERLSQQDFHGLARTPQESKIRSEGPPCFQPESIAHGVTDWDGKSSISRYACFQGYHLVGPPTVECRYGRWYSEHEGVTTPTCKPITCNHPHIINGRLETGESVRYRSGEEAQVLCDEGYQLRTPSLTAKIICKEDGSWDSSDHSQFPSCREKGCPFPDSSIPAIENGSLEINGMRIGQNGLYKPGSVALYHCKPSYLLVPLSAGKRVCTRGKWGGALPACISEAQSSLVREYCPAPPSINNGYYYTDRGSETPLALPKASSRMNQYERGNIARYHCKEGYTLKSFQGKDIYRCMSDGEWSPKVPPVCMGIDVSNTNDPLEQVMCPSPPLIPYTDFERIEGWLTSNGAIHGTVLEYSCRVGYRDSRTPCLPTRRTCHAGQWIGRKPTCVPFDYCERPPIISHGFMTSNPDDAYHVLSEVLYQCHFGYRMKGSKLLKCHATGCWMPNELPECVREDLYDPGWNTSDGSEMPLIPILVSISIACSGIAVMTTICMVILCRRKGGHAPSPSGPAHWSTTVTVTPECSRQRETLRNRQEQDRMALIAFADGVQQVTLPSYEEALRDSAGVPHYIPHLIHNEYDNPLTTTSTITAQAGGNGSMNSGYRHLGISTTTTRNSRGTNGHHTRRTRQHPSGGSNHRFDNLDALSQHSVHAWPPRSSTGGHHRRRRENDALSDSVSHHSVNLWPRSGGHQLQHQPTSLRSSSGGSASASIETMGGYSSENTQTQTTLANGETFSNSTSTSQTPSCRALAGSLASFDTSSIVNTEGVPLLEEHELETEASNSTVSAGDTGSATYSETSSKH comes from the exons ATGTATGATGCCTCAATGAAGCTAAAAGTCCTGGTATTGGTGTCTTGGGGATTGGCTTGGTCTGTGACCGGAACCGGAAATGAACGTCTAAGCCAGCAAGATTTCCATGGTTTAGCTAGAACCCCCCAAGAATCGAAAATCCGATCAGAAG GACCACCTTGCTTTCAACCGGAAAGTATTGCCCATGGGGTGACGGATTGGGACGGCAAGTCTTCCATCTCGCGTTATGCCTGCTTCCAGGGTTACCACTTGGTAGGACCACCCACGGTTGAATGTCGATATGGACGGTGGTATTCCGAGCATGAGGGAGTCACCACGCCTACTTGCAAGCCAATTACGTGCAATCATCCCCATATAATCAACGGCCGATTGGAAACGGGCGAGAGCGTTCGTTATCGTTCAGGCGAGGAAGCTCAGGTCCTTTGCGATGAAGGTTACCAATTGAGGACCCCATCTTTGACGGCCAAGATTATTTGTAAGGAAGATGGCAGCTGGGACTCATCGGATCATTCCCAGTTTCCATCTTGTAGAG AAAAGGGATGCCCATTTCCTGACAGCTCCATCCCAGCCATCGAGAATGGAAGTCTTGAAATCAACGGGATGCGTATCGGGCAGAATGGTCTCTATAAACCGGGTTCAGTGGCTCTCTATCATTGCAAGCCTTCCTATCTACTGGTTCCCTTATCGGCTGGGAAACGTGTATGTACCCGGGGGAAGTGGGGCGGGGCCTTGCCGGCTTGCATCTCGGAGGCCCAATCATCCTTGGTTAGGGAGTACTGCCCAGCTCCGCCCTCCATCAATAATGGGTACTACTACACGGACCGGGGATCCGAAACGCCCTTAGCTTTGCCCAAGGCATCTTCTAGAATGAATCAGTACGAAAGAGGCAACATCGCCCGGTATCATTGCAAGGAAGGGTACACGTTGAAGAGCTTTCAAGGAAAGGATATCTACCGATGCATGTCGGATGGGGAGTGGTCGCCCAAAGTCCCACCCGTTTGCATGGGCATCGATGTCAGCAACACCAACG ACCCTTTGGAACAAGTCATGTGTCCCAGCCCTCCGTTGATACCTTATACTGATTTCGAAAGAATAGAGGGATGGCTCACCTCCAATGGTGCCATCCATGGAACAGTCTTAGAATACAGTTGCAGGGTGGGTTACCGGGATTCCCGAACACCCTGTCTACCGACCAGACGGACCTGTCATGCTGGTCAATGGATAGGAAGGAAGCCCACGTGTG TCCCGTTTGACTATTGCGAAAGACCTCCCATCATCAGCCATGGCTTCATGACCTCGAATCCTGATGACGCCTATCATGTGCTCTCTGAGGTGCTCTACCAATGTCATTTCGGCTACAGAATGAAGGGAtccaagcttttgaaatgcCATGCGACCGGTTGCTGGATGCCCAACGAACTTCCGGAATGTGTTAGAGAAGACCTTTATG ACCCAGGATGGAACACGTCAGACGGTTCAGAGATGCCCCTGATCCCCATCCTAGTGTCCATTTCCATCGCTTGCTCCGGGATTGCCGTCATGACAACAATTTGTATGGTCATTCTTTGCCGGAGGAAAGGAGGGCACGCCCCTTCTCCATCTGGTCCCGCCCATTGGTCAACAACAGTAACAGTCACTCCAGAATGCTCTCGTCAACGAGAGACTCTTCGTAATCGACAAGAGCAAGATCGAATGGCTTTGATCGCTTTTGCCGATGGGGTCCAACAAGTAACCCTGCCGAGCTACGAGGAAGCTCTTCGAGACTCGGCTGGCGTACCACATTACATTCCACATTTGATTCATAATGAGTACGATAATCCTTTAACAACAACCTCAACCATCACAGCTCAGGCCGGAGGGAACGGGTCCATGAACTCTGGTTATCGACATCTCGGGATCTCGACCACAACAACAAGGAACAGTCGAGGAACCAATGGTCATCATACTCGAAGGACCAGGCAACATCCTAGTGGCGGTAGCAATCACCGATTTGATAACTTGGATGCATTGTCACAACACTCAGTTCACGCCTGGCCCCCGCGCTCCTCCACTGGAGGACACCACAGAAGAAGACGAGAGAATGATGCCTTGAGCGACTCCGTCTCACACCATTCCGTTAACCTATGGCCAAGAAGCGGTGGCCACCAGTTACAACATCAACCCACCAGCCTCCGATCGTCGTCTGGAGGATCAGCTTCGGCGTCCATTGAAACTATGGGAGGGTATAGCTCAGAAAACACTCAAACGCAAACAACTTTAGCCAACGGTGAAACATTCTCAAATTCAACCAGTACCAGTCAAACCCCATCTTGTCGAGCCTTGGCGGGCTCATTGGCATCTTTTGATACCTCTTCGATCGTCAACACTGAAG GTGTTCCATTACTAGAAGAGCATGAATTGGAAACGGAAGCGAGTAACTCTACCGTATCAGCAGGAGACACGGGAAGCGCCACCTACAGTGAGACCAGTTCCAAACACTGA
- the LOC131890204 gene encoding uncharacterized protein LOC131890204 — translation MKGFLSIVLCLVLLNLDPTLGRRRGGGGQRFRGGGGGGFFRSLRPFFDGLNQFEFFEASGEDDTCEEEPVTIAGRDEETDVNEDDEGQIAQFISRTAASQICLEADVGERKCICYKSRLSFRCRSNYCLKCGNCNMFFTPEEIDNEAFIDDRSFEESGEFEEFSPKSTASSSGAFEKK, via the exons ATGAAGGGTTTTCTATCGATCGTTTTGTGCCTGGTTCTCCTGAATCTTGATCCAACTTTGGGTCgtcgaagaggaggaggaggacaaagGTTTCGAGGAGGTGGGGGAGGAGGCTTCTTTAGATCCTTGAGACCCTTTTTCGATGGGTTaaaccaatttgaattctTTGAGGCCTCTGGCGAAGACGATACATGCGAAGAAGAGCCGGTAACAATTGCTGGGAGGGACGAAGAGACCGATGTCAATGAGGACGACGAAGGACAGATCGCACAATTCATTTCAAGAACAGCTGCATCCCAAATTTGTCTAGAG GCCGATGTTGGGGAAAGAAAGTGCATTTGTTACAAAAGCCGTTTGTCGTTCCGTTGTCGCTCAAACTATTGCTTGAAGTGCGGAAATTGTAACATGTTTTTCACCCCTGAAGAAATAGACAATGAGGCATTCATTGACGACCGATCCTTTGAGGAAAGCGGCGAATTTGAAGAATTTTCTCCTAAATCTACCGCTTCATCATCCggagcatttgaaaaaaaatga
- the LOC131890192 gene encoding serine/threonine-protein kinase PRP4 homolog isoform X1, with protein MSSYHEDPVDRYTAPAAPRLSSGHSPHFSAGGSSVRRRSPHSGDRRTSRRSRSPRNSGRMADDWTRSTDAFLDTLTKSRGSFGTSPPQATYNARSRSNLPNQVPLLDFNDDRRSPSGLPRKSRSKSRSPSNKKSHRSASSSSDESAPKSSEVVMSKDEHDKLKAQRQQYREAMRKLEDQLMKLKEQRETFKAGGAKHEDLIMKENARIQKELKARILKMGEIIGQVESTLERAVVQVVSKTRSRSGSISPVPKKPKKRAQSRSPRVEEREPETKMRGNKHSDHRAPSTSSEDESKAKTNSNGSSKKKRKKRSKNSSSSAAEESDSESKRRKKKRKKDKKRSTSSSESEGSDMETQAKKKSTAKGEGSARITPSNPRDNDELMALLAKMSDAFMKSKKDCKELQARINLLESENIVLKKQVKELRTREEERIAADQARQEREIQEQAEKERSQIMEKAHLLLLDNVGTASRTEEHRGGPRTEDHKSLKDPERRHEVERAETAAKESDRRSDRPERHSRSSPGRRRSSREREERRRDRSRRDESPRRERSRKDDSPKRDRSHRETRKDAPEAPRPPPPPPPPKSDRNDKINLDDWVSQPQMKERVDPNLESIRAKVMEKRQKMQDEDKRSRWATVYQTEESHPVPHPKPVEPERAKTPEDQKLPEGPRAHVALQWGSHSKKATSPSPGSKKANAPVIGKMPGRSKRSSITPQRTSAPPSEEREMPKATRFGPRSDLKSIPPPTVVQPHPDQLHHQSVGAPASSAPSSSSSSSYGITREMYMQAITATMPTEPPPPQEALAMRYQQAQQPPKNPTPQPIDISSILAAAQQHIQSKVAQMRTPKPVMMKIPSHQNLDTPADIPLPPLPAAVDKDEMAGLDTRPPKVPTPPMPVPKTELDYMMEKHASPKRASTPPSAKTTKPSPFETEDSIEMDPEELAMLGIDPNDLTGFGAKK; from the exons ATGAGCTCCTATCACGAGGATCCTGTGGATCGCTATACAGCCCCGGCGGCCCCTCGCTTATCTTCGGGCCATAGTCCCCATTTTTCGGCCGGCGGATCCTCGG TTCGCCGACGATCGCCACATTCCGGAGATCGGCGAACCTCGCGTCGTTCTCGATCGCCCCGAAATTCCGGCCGAATGGCGGATGATTGGACTCGGAGCACGGATGCGTTTCTGGACACGTTGACCAAAAGCCGA GGATCCTTTGGTACGTCACCACCTCAGGCAACCTACAACGCCAGGTCGCGCTCG AATCTGCCCAATCAAGTTCCGCTACTGGATTTCAACGACGATCGGAGGTCCCCTTCAG GTCTGCCCCGCAAATCCAGAAGCAAATCACGAAGCCCATCTAACAAGAAAAGCCACCGATCTGCATCTTCAAGCTCGGACGAGAGTGCTCCCAAATCATCAgaag TGGTCATGTCGAAAGACGAGCACGACAAATTAAAGGCCCAAAGGCAACAGTATCGAGAAGCcatgaggaaacttgaagaccagctcatgaaattgaaggaaCAACGAGAAACATTCAAAGCGGGTGGAGCCAAACATGAAGATCTTatcatgaaggaaaatgcCAGGATCCAG AAAGAACTCAAAGCTCGAATTCTAAAGATGGGTGAAATCATCGGGCAAGTCGAGTCGACCCTGGAACGAGCCGTCGTTCAAGTGGTGTCTAAAACGCGATCCAGAAGTGGAAGCATTTCGCCCGTGCCCAAGAAGCCCAAGAAGCGAGCTCAAAGTCGGAGTCCTCGGGTTGAAGAACGGGAACCCGAAACCAAGATGAGGGGCAATAAACATTCGGATCATCGAGCTCCTTCGACCTCTAGCGAAGACGAGAGTAAAGCCAAGACGAACTCCAATGGATcgagcaagaagaagaggaagaagagatcTAAG AATTCGTCTAGCTCAGCCGCAGAAGAATCGGATTCCGAGTCCAAGCGCCGAAAGAAGAAACGAAAGAAGGACAAGAAACGATCTACCTCATCTTCAGAGTCAGAAGGATCGGATATGGAGACCCAAGCGAAGAAAAAATCGACCGCTAAAGGGGAAGGGAGTGCTCGAATCACGCCTTCGAATCCTCGAGACAACGATGAGCTCATGGCTCTCTTGGCCAAGATGTCGGATGcattcatgaagtccaaaaagGATTGCAAAGAACTTCAAGCCCGAATCAACTTACTCGAGTCCGAGAATATCGTCTTGAAGAAACAAGTCAAGGAGCTTCGAACCAGGGAAGAGGAACGTATTGCCGCTGATCAAGCCCGACAAGAGCGAGAGATCCAAGAACAAGCGGAGAAAGAACGCTCGCAAATTATGGAGAAAGCTCATCTTTTGCTATTGGACAACGTAGGAACAGCTTCTCGCACGGAAGAGCACAGAGGAGGGCCTCGAACCGAAGACCACAAGTCGTTGAAAGATCCGGAACGTAGACATGAGGTGGAGCGAGCGGAGACGGCGGCCAAAGAGTCCGACCGCCGATCTGACCGTCCTGAGCGGCACTCCAGAAGCAGTCCCGGTCGACGAAGATCGAGTCGTGAGCGAGAAGAACGGAGGCGAGATAGGTCCAGACGAGATGAAAGTCCACGAAGAGAGCGATCCCGCAAAGACGACAGTCCGAAAAGAGATCGCTCTCACCGAGAGACCCGCAAAGACGCGCCCGAAGCGCCGAGACCACCGCCGCCCCCGCCGCCGCCGAAGTCGGATCGAAACGATAAGATCAACCTGGACGATTGGGTGTCTCAGCCGCAGATGAAAGAGCGGGTCGATCCCAATCTGGAATCGATTCGGGCCAAGGTCATGGAGAAGAGGCAGAAAATGCAAGACGAGGACAAGAGAAGTCGATGGGCCACCGTGTATCAAACCGAAGAGTCGCATCCCGTGCCGCACCCGAAGCCCGTGGAGCCCGAGCGGGCCAAGACCCCCGAGGACCAAAAACTGCCCGAGGGGCCCCGAGCTCATGTGGCTCTTCAATGGGGTAGCCACAGTAAGAAGGCCACGTCCCCTTCCCCAGGGAGTAAGAAGGCCAATGCTCCGGTCATAGGAAAGATGCCGGGTCGCTCTAAGCGTTCCAGCATCACGCCTCAACGAACCAGTGCTCCGCCTTCCGAAGAAAGGGAAATGCCCAAAGCCACCCGATTTGGTCCCAGAAGCGACTTGAAGAGTATTCCCCCGCCCACGGTGGTCCAGCCTCATCCCGACCAACTTCACCACCAATCGGTTGGTGCTCCCGCCTCGTCGGCcccctcgtcgtcgtcgtcgtcgtcgtacGGGATCACAAGGGAAATGTATATGCAGGCCATCACCGCCACCATGCCCACTGAACCGCCCCCTCCTCAAGAGGCATTGGCCATGCGTTATCAGCAAGCTCAACAGCCTCCCAAGAACCCGACTCCGCAGCCCATCGATATCAGCTCCATTCTGGCCGCTGCTcagcaacacattcagagCAAGGTCGCTCAAATGAGGACTCCCAAGCCAGTCATGATGAAGATTCCCTCACATCAAAACCTGGACACACCCGCCGATATCCCGTTGCCGCCTTTACCCGCCGCTGTGGACAAGGACGAAATGGCCGGCCTGGACACCCGCCCGCCCAAAGTCCCCACACCTCCAATGCCTGTCCCCAAGACGGAATTGGATTACATGATGGAGAAGCACGCCAGTCCGAAACGAGCATCGACCCCACCTTCGGCCAAGACTACCAAGCCATCGCCTTTTGAGACCGAGGACTCCATTGAAAtggatccggaagagttgGCTATGCTTGGCATCGATCCCAATGACCTCACTGGCTTTGGTGCTAAGAAATGA
- the LOC131890192 gene encoding uncharacterized protein LOC131890192 isoform X2, which translates to MSKDEHDKLKAQRQQYREAMRKLEDQLMKLKEQRETFKAGGAKHEDLIMKENARIQKELKARILKMGEIIGQVESTLERAVVQVVSKTRSRSGSISPVPKKPKKRAQSRSPRVEEREPETKMRGNKHSDHRAPSTSSEDESKAKTNSNGSSKKKRKKRSKNSSSSAAEESDSESKRRKKKRKKDKKRSTSSSESEGSDMETQAKKKSTAKGEGSARITPSNPRDNDELMALLAKMSDAFMKSKKDCKELQARINLLESENIVLKKQVKELRTREEERIAADQARQEREIQEQAEKERSQIMEKAHLLLLDNVGTASRTEEHRGGPRTEDHKSLKDPERRHEVERAETAAKESDRRSDRPERHSRSSPGRRRSSREREERRRDRSRRDESPRRERSRKDDSPKRDRSHRETRKDAPEAPRPPPPPPPPKSDRNDKINLDDWVSQPQMKERVDPNLESIRAKVMEKRQKMQDEDKRSRWATVYQTEESHPVPHPKPVEPERAKTPEDQKLPEGPRAHVALQWGSHSKKATSPSPGSKKANAPVIGKMPGRSKRSSITPQRTSAPPSEEREMPKATRFGPRSDLKSIPPPTVVQPHPDQLHHQSVGAPASSAPSSSSSSSYGITREMYMQAITATMPTEPPPPQEALAMRYQQAQQPPKNPTPQPIDISSILAAAQQHIQSKVAQMRTPKPVMMKIPSHQNLDTPADIPLPPLPAAVDKDEMAGLDTRPPKVPTPPMPVPKTELDYMMEKHASPKRASTPPSAKTTKPSPFETEDSIEMDPEELAMLGIDPNDLTGFGAKK; encoded by the exons ATGTCGAAAGACGAGCACGACAAATTAAAGGCCCAAAGGCAACAGTATCGAGAAGCcatgaggaaacttgaagaccagctcatgaaattgaaggaaCAACGAGAAACATTCAAAGCGGGTGGAGCCAAACATGAAGATCTTatcatgaaggaaaatgcCAGGATCCAG AAAGAACTCAAAGCTCGAATTCTAAAGATGGGTGAAATCATCGGGCAAGTCGAGTCGACCCTGGAACGAGCCGTCGTTCAAGTGGTGTCTAAAACGCGATCCAGAAGTGGAAGCATTTCGCCCGTGCCCAAGAAGCCCAAGAAGCGAGCTCAAAGTCGGAGTCCTCGGGTTGAAGAACGGGAACCCGAAACCAAGATGAGGGGCAATAAACATTCGGATCATCGAGCTCCTTCGACCTCTAGCGAAGACGAGAGTAAAGCCAAGACGAACTCCAATGGATcgagcaagaagaagaggaagaagagatcTAAG AATTCGTCTAGCTCAGCCGCAGAAGAATCGGATTCCGAGTCCAAGCGCCGAAAGAAGAAACGAAAGAAGGACAAGAAACGATCTACCTCATCTTCAGAGTCAGAAGGATCGGATATGGAGACCCAAGCGAAGAAAAAATCGACCGCTAAAGGGGAAGGGAGTGCTCGAATCACGCCTTCGAATCCTCGAGACAACGATGAGCTCATGGCTCTCTTGGCCAAGATGTCGGATGcattcatgaagtccaaaaagGATTGCAAAGAACTTCAAGCCCGAATCAACTTACTCGAGTCCGAGAATATCGTCTTGAAGAAACAAGTCAAGGAGCTTCGAACCAGGGAAGAGGAACGTATTGCCGCTGATCAAGCCCGACAAGAGCGAGAGATCCAAGAACAAGCGGAGAAAGAACGCTCGCAAATTATGGAGAAAGCTCATCTTTTGCTATTGGACAACGTAGGAACAGCTTCTCGCACGGAAGAGCACAGAGGAGGGCCTCGAACCGAAGACCACAAGTCGTTGAAAGATCCGGAACGTAGACATGAGGTGGAGCGAGCGGAGACGGCGGCCAAAGAGTCCGACCGCCGATCTGACCGTCCTGAGCGGCACTCCAGAAGCAGTCCCGGTCGACGAAGATCGAGTCGTGAGCGAGAAGAACGGAGGCGAGATAGGTCCAGACGAGATGAAAGTCCACGAAGAGAGCGATCCCGCAAAGACGACAGTCCGAAAAGAGATCGCTCTCACCGAGAGACCCGCAAAGACGCGCCCGAAGCGCCGAGACCACCGCCGCCCCCGCCGCCGCCGAAGTCGGATCGAAACGATAAGATCAACCTGGACGATTGGGTGTCTCAGCCGCAGATGAAAGAGCGGGTCGATCCCAATCTGGAATCGATTCGGGCCAAGGTCATGGAGAAGAGGCAGAAAATGCAAGACGAGGACAAGAGAAGTCGATGGGCCACCGTGTATCAAACCGAAGAGTCGCATCCCGTGCCGCACCCGAAGCCCGTGGAGCCCGAGCGGGCCAAGACCCCCGAGGACCAAAAACTGCCCGAGGGGCCCCGAGCTCATGTGGCTCTTCAATGGGGTAGCCACAGTAAGAAGGCCACGTCCCCTTCCCCAGGGAGTAAGAAGGCCAATGCTCCGGTCATAGGAAAGATGCCGGGTCGCTCTAAGCGTTCCAGCATCACGCCTCAACGAACCAGTGCTCCGCCTTCCGAAGAAAGGGAAATGCCCAAAGCCACCCGATTTGGTCCCAGAAGCGACTTGAAGAGTATTCCCCCGCCCACGGTGGTCCAGCCTCATCCCGACCAACTTCACCACCAATCGGTTGGTGCTCCCGCCTCGTCGGCcccctcgtcgtcgtcgtcgtcgtcgtacGGGATCACAAGGGAAATGTATATGCAGGCCATCACCGCCACCATGCCCACTGAACCGCCCCCTCCTCAAGAGGCATTGGCCATGCGTTATCAGCAAGCTCAACAGCCTCCCAAGAACCCGACTCCGCAGCCCATCGATATCAGCTCCATTCTGGCCGCTGCTcagcaacacattcagagCAAGGTCGCTCAAATGAGGACTCCCAAGCCAGTCATGATGAAGATTCCCTCACATCAAAACCTGGACACACCCGCCGATATCCCGTTGCCGCCTTTACCCGCCGCTGTGGACAAGGACGAAATGGCCGGCCTGGACACCCGCCCGCCCAAAGTCCCCACACCTCCAATGCCTGTCCCCAAGACGGAATTGGATTACATGATGGAGAAGCACGCCAGTCCGAAACGAGCATCGACCCCACCTTCGGCCAAGACTACCAAGCCATCGCCTTTTGAGACCGAGGACTCCATTGAAAtggatccggaagagttgGCTATGCTTGGCATCGATCCCAATGACCTCACTGGCTTTGGTGCTAAGAAATGA